A genome region from Paralichthys olivaceus isolate ysfri-2021 chromosome 6, ASM2471397v2, whole genome shotgun sequence includes the following:
- the LOC109634980 gene encoding forkhead box protein P1-B-like isoform X1, with amino-acid sequence MTALSVHYSDYRILLSFPRGMVSEVQMHESGSEPTSHTIPASQTENESPTENESRLSSSLSPPPEAPRVPVSLSVMTPPAEAPQQLQQTPQQQILSPQQLQALLQQQKALMLHQQQIQEVFKNQQEQLNMQLLQQKNAGIVSQELTAQQIAIQQQLLQMQQQHLLNLQRQGLLSVLPTSPSTAPGSENGSILSTSGDTRESSGHQSTPNGHHSLLKRKESGTMDENTQTSHPLYGNGMCKWPGCETVFGDFQAFLKHLNGEHILDDKSTAQCRVQMQVVQQLELQLKKDKERLQAMMAHLKSSEPKPAVQPGNLVSNVSFSQATLPKGLPPMSLSQSATAPSTPLTPLSESPSVLTPNSMFTGTPVRRRYSRSVSQGNDIIDNKEFYLSTEVRPPFTYASLIRQAIYESPRNQLTLNEIYNWFTRNFAYFRRNAATWKNAVRHNLSLHKCFVRLENVKGAVWTVDEIEFHRRRPQKTAGSGSMLKNSQSRQSSAHQSGGLDSSHYSSASIGSIPLHSLPHVLQEQMNGALANGSGYHSDSSATQSPPQAFIKEEQEDEEICENYPYESPESTDEHGHSPEMNQEEDNSSLRRHNLHLDRMPSL; translated from the exons ATGACTGCATTGTCAGTGCATTACAGCGACTATAGAATTCTGTTAAGTTTTCCTCGGGGCATG GTCAGTGAAGTCCAGATGCATGAGTCTGGGTCAGAACCAACAAGCCACACAATTCCAGCAAGTCAAACAGAGAACGAGAGTCCTACTGAGAATGAGAGTCGACTGAGCAGCagcctgtctcctcctccagaggcTCCAAGG GTTCCAGTGTCATTGTCTGTGATGACCCCACCAGCAGAGGCAccacagcagcttcagcagacCCCACAGCAACAGATCCTCAGTCCTCAGCAGCTCCAAGctctgctccagcagcagaaaGCACTCATGTTACACCAG CAACAAATTCAAGAGGTCTTCAAGAATCAGCAAGAGCAGCTAAATATGCAGTTGCTACAACAGAAGAATGCTGGGATTGTTAGCCAAGAG CTGACAGCTCAGCAGATCGccatccagcagcagctccttcagatgcagcagcaacatctcCTCAACCTGCAGAGGCAAGGCCTGCTGTCTGTCCTTCCCACCAGCCCCAGCACAGCTCCAG GCTCTGAGAATGGTAGCATCCTGTCTACTAGTGGAGACACCAGAGAGTCCTCCGGTCATCAATCTACCCCCAATGGTCATCACAGTCTcctgaagaggaaagaaag TGGGACaatggatgaaaacacacaaactagcCATCCTCTGTATGGAAATGGAATGTGCAAATGGCCTGGCTGTGAGACTGTGTTTGGAGACTTTCAGGCTTTTCTCAA ACATTTGAACGGTGAACATATACTGGACGACAAGAGTACAGCTCAGTGTCGTGTGCAGATGCAAGTGGTTCAGCAGCTGGAATTGCAG CTGAAGAAGGACAAAGAGCGACTGCAAGCTATGATGGCTCATCTCAAGTCCTCTGAACCCAAACCCGCAGTGCAGCCT gggaATCTGGTGTCTAATGTGTCCTTCTCCCAGGCAACATTGCCCAAAGGCCTTCCTCCTATGAGCCTGTCTCAGAGTGCCACGGCACCGTCCACACCCCTGACGCCACTCTCTGAATCCCCTTCAGTCCTCACTCCCAATAGCATGTTCACTGGGACCCCTGTACGGAGGCGGTACAGCCGCTCAGTGAGCCAAGGTAACG ATATAATTGATAACAAGGAGTTCTACTTGAGCACAGAAGTTAGACCACCATTCACATATGCCTCTCTAATAAGACAG GCGATATACGAGTCACCCCGGAATCAGCTGACATTAAATGAAATCTACAACTGGTTCACGAGAAACTTTGCATATTTCCGGCGCAATGCAGCTACTTGGAAG AACGCCGTCAGACACAATCTCAGCCTCCATAAATGCTTTGTACGTTTGGAGAACGTGAAGGGAGCCGTGTGGACGGTAGATGAAATTGAGTTCCACAGAAGACGGCCCCAGAAGACTGCTGGTAGTGG ATCCATGCTGAAGAACTCTCAGAGCCGTCAGAGCTCAGCTCATCAG AGCGGTGGTCTGGACAGCTCTCACTACAGTTCAGCCTCCATAGGCAGCATCCCGCTGCACTCCCTGCCTCATGTTCTCCAAGAGCAGATGAACGGAGCCCTTGCGAATGGATCAGGATATCACAGTGACAGCAGTGCCACACAGTCCCCTCCGCAAGCTTT CAttaaagaggagcaggaggatgaggagataTGTGAAAATTACCCCTACGAATCTCCGGAGAGCACGGACGAGCACGGCCACAGCCCCGAGATGAACCAGGAAGAAGACAACAGCAGCCTAAGGAGGCACAATCTCCATCTGGATCGCATGCCTTCCCTCTGA
- the LOC109634980 gene encoding forkhead box protein P1-B-like isoform X2 translates to MTALSVHYSDYRILLSFPRGMVSEVQMHESGSEPTSHTIPASQTENESPTENESRLSSSLSPPPEAPRVPVSLSVMTPPAEAPQQLQQTPQQQILSPQQLQALLQQQKALMLHQQQIQEVFKNQQEQLNMQLLQQKNAGIVSQELTAQQIAIQQQLLQMQQQHLLNLQRQGLLSVLPTSPSTAPGSENGSILSTSGDTRESSGHQSTPNGHHSLLKRKESGTMDENTQTSHPLYGNGMCKWPGCETVFGDFQAFLKHLNGEHILDDKSTAQCRVQMQVVQQLELQLKKDKERLQAMMAHLKSSEPKPAVQPGNLVSNVSFSQATLPKGLPPMSLSQSATAPSTPLTPLSESPSVLTPNSMFTGTPVRRRYSRSVSQDIIDNKEFYLSTEVRPPFTYASLIRQAIYESPRNQLTLNEIYNWFTRNFAYFRRNAATWKNAVRHNLSLHKCFVRLENVKGAVWTVDEIEFHRRRPQKTAGSGSMLKNSQSRQSSAHQSGGLDSSHYSSASIGSIPLHSLPHVLQEQMNGALANGSGYHSDSSATQSPPQAFIKEEQEDEEICENYPYESPESTDEHGHSPEMNQEEDNSSLRRHNLHLDRMPSL, encoded by the exons ATGACTGCATTGTCAGTGCATTACAGCGACTATAGAATTCTGTTAAGTTTTCCTCGGGGCATG GTCAGTGAAGTCCAGATGCATGAGTCTGGGTCAGAACCAACAAGCCACACAATTCCAGCAAGTCAAACAGAGAACGAGAGTCCTACTGAGAATGAGAGTCGACTGAGCAGCagcctgtctcctcctccagaggcTCCAAGG GTTCCAGTGTCATTGTCTGTGATGACCCCACCAGCAGAGGCAccacagcagcttcagcagacCCCACAGCAACAGATCCTCAGTCCTCAGCAGCTCCAAGctctgctccagcagcagaaaGCACTCATGTTACACCAG CAACAAATTCAAGAGGTCTTCAAGAATCAGCAAGAGCAGCTAAATATGCAGTTGCTACAACAGAAGAATGCTGGGATTGTTAGCCAAGAG CTGACAGCTCAGCAGATCGccatccagcagcagctccttcagatgcagcagcaacatctcCTCAACCTGCAGAGGCAAGGCCTGCTGTCTGTCCTTCCCACCAGCCCCAGCACAGCTCCAG GCTCTGAGAATGGTAGCATCCTGTCTACTAGTGGAGACACCAGAGAGTCCTCCGGTCATCAATCTACCCCCAATGGTCATCACAGTCTcctgaagaggaaagaaag TGGGACaatggatgaaaacacacaaactagcCATCCTCTGTATGGAAATGGAATGTGCAAATGGCCTGGCTGTGAGACTGTGTTTGGAGACTTTCAGGCTTTTCTCAA ACATTTGAACGGTGAACATATACTGGACGACAAGAGTACAGCTCAGTGTCGTGTGCAGATGCAAGTGGTTCAGCAGCTGGAATTGCAG CTGAAGAAGGACAAAGAGCGACTGCAAGCTATGATGGCTCATCTCAAGTCCTCTGAACCCAAACCCGCAGTGCAGCCT gggaATCTGGTGTCTAATGTGTCCTTCTCCCAGGCAACATTGCCCAAAGGCCTTCCTCCTATGAGCCTGTCTCAGAGTGCCACGGCACCGTCCACACCCCTGACGCCACTCTCTGAATCCCCTTCAGTCCTCACTCCCAATAGCATGTTCACTGGGACCCCTGTACGGAGGCGGTACAGCCGCTCAGTGAGCCAAG ATATAATTGATAACAAGGAGTTCTACTTGAGCACAGAAGTTAGACCACCATTCACATATGCCTCTCTAATAAGACAG GCGATATACGAGTCACCCCGGAATCAGCTGACATTAAATGAAATCTACAACTGGTTCACGAGAAACTTTGCATATTTCCGGCGCAATGCAGCTACTTGGAAG AACGCCGTCAGACACAATCTCAGCCTCCATAAATGCTTTGTACGTTTGGAGAACGTGAAGGGAGCCGTGTGGACGGTAGATGAAATTGAGTTCCACAGAAGACGGCCCCAGAAGACTGCTGGTAGTGG ATCCATGCTGAAGAACTCTCAGAGCCGTCAGAGCTCAGCTCATCAG AGCGGTGGTCTGGACAGCTCTCACTACAGTTCAGCCTCCATAGGCAGCATCCCGCTGCACTCCCTGCCTCATGTTCTCCAAGAGCAGATGAACGGAGCCCTTGCGAATGGATCAGGATATCACAGTGACAGCAGTGCCACACAGTCCCCTCCGCAAGCTTT CAttaaagaggagcaggaggatgaggagataTGTGAAAATTACCCCTACGAATCTCCGGAGAGCACGGACGAGCACGGCCACAGCCCCGAGATGAACCAGGAAGAAGACAACAGCAGCCTAAGGAGGCACAATCTCCATCTGGATCGCATGCCTTCCCTCTGA
- the LOC109634980 gene encoding forkhead box protein P1-B-like isoform X3: MHESGSEPTSHTIPASQTENESPTENESRLSSSLSPPPEAPRVPVSLSVMTPPAEAPQQLQQTPQQQILSPQQLQALLQQQKALMLHQQQIQEVFKNQQEQLNMQLLQQKNAGIVSQELTAQQIAIQQQLLQMQQQHLLNLQRQGLLSVLPTSPSTAPGSENGSILSTSGDTRESSGHQSTPNGHHSLLKRKESGTMDENTQTSHPLYGNGMCKWPGCETVFGDFQAFLKHLNGEHILDDKSTAQCRVQMQVVQQLELQLKKDKERLQAMMAHLKSSEPKPAVQPGNLVSNVSFSQATLPKGLPPMSLSQSATAPSTPLTPLSESPSVLTPNSMFTGTPVRRRYSRSVSQGNDIIDNKEFYLSTEVRPPFTYASLIRQAIYESPRNQLTLNEIYNWFTRNFAYFRRNAATWKNAVRHNLSLHKCFVRLENVKGAVWTVDEIEFHRRRPQKTAGSGSMLKNSQSRQSSAHQSGGLDSSHYSSASIGSIPLHSLPHVLQEQMNGALANGSGYHSDSSATQSPPQAFIKEEQEDEEICENYPYESPESTDEHGHSPEMNQEEDNSSLRRHNLHLDRMPSL, from the exons ATGCATGAGTCTGGGTCAGAACCAACAAGCCACACAATTCCAGCAAGTCAAACAGAGAACGAGAGTCCTACTGAGAATGAGAGTCGACTGAGCAGCagcctgtctcctcctccagaggcTCCAAGG GTTCCAGTGTCATTGTCTGTGATGACCCCACCAGCAGAGGCAccacagcagcttcagcagacCCCACAGCAACAGATCCTCAGTCCTCAGCAGCTCCAAGctctgctccagcagcagaaaGCACTCATGTTACACCAG CAACAAATTCAAGAGGTCTTCAAGAATCAGCAAGAGCAGCTAAATATGCAGTTGCTACAACAGAAGAATGCTGGGATTGTTAGCCAAGAG CTGACAGCTCAGCAGATCGccatccagcagcagctccttcagatgcagcagcaacatctcCTCAACCTGCAGAGGCAAGGCCTGCTGTCTGTCCTTCCCACCAGCCCCAGCACAGCTCCAG GCTCTGAGAATGGTAGCATCCTGTCTACTAGTGGAGACACCAGAGAGTCCTCCGGTCATCAATCTACCCCCAATGGTCATCACAGTCTcctgaagaggaaagaaag TGGGACaatggatgaaaacacacaaactagcCATCCTCTGTATGGAAATGGAATGTGCAAATGGCCTGGCTGTGAGACTGTGTTTGGAGACTTTCAGGCTTTTCTCAA ACATTTGAACGGTGAACATATACTGGACGACAAGAGTACAGCTCAGTGTCGTGTGCAGATGCAAGTGGTTCAGCAGCTGGAATTGCAG CTGAAGAAGGACAAAGAGCGACTGCAAGCTATGATGGCTCATCTCAAGTCCTCTGAACCCAAACCCGCAGTGCAGCCT gggaATCTGGTGTCTAATGTGTCCTTCTCCCAGGCAACATTGCCCAAAGGCCTTCCTCCTATGAGCCTGTCTCAGAGTGCCACGGCACCGTCCACACCCCTGACGCCACTCTCTGAATCCCCTTCAGTCCTCACTCCCAATAGCATGTTCACTGGGACCCCTGTACGGAGGCGGTACAGCCGCTCAGTGAGCCAAGGTAACG ATATAATTGATAACAAGGAGTTCTACTTGAGCACAGAAGTTAGACCACCATTCACATATGCCTCTCTAATAAGACAG GCGATATACGAGTCACCCCGGAATCAGCTGACATTAAATGAAATCTACAACTGGTTCACGAGAAACTTTGCATATTTCCGGCGCAATGCAGCTACTTGGAAG AACGCCGTCAGACACAATCTCAGCCTCCATAAATGCTTTGTACGTTTGGAGAACGTGAAGGGAGCCGTGTGGACGGTAGATGAAATTGAGTTCCACAGAAGACGGCCCCAGAAGACTGCTGGTAGTGG ATCCATGCTGAAGAACTCTCAGAGCCGTCAGAGCTCAGCTCATCAG AGCGGTGGTCTGGACAGCTCTCACTACAGTTCAGCCTCCATAGGCAGCATCCCGCTGCACTCCCTGCCTCATGTTCTCCAAGAGCAGATGAACGGAGCCCTTGCGAATGGATCAGGATATCACAGTGACAGCAGTGCCACACAGTCCCCTCCGCAAGCTTT CAttaaagaggagcaggaggatgaggagataTGTGAAAATTACCCCTACGAATCTCCGGAGAGCACGGACGAGCACGGCCACAGCCCCGAGATGAACCAGGAAGAAGACAACAGCAGCCTAAGGAGGCACAATCTCCATCTGGATCGCATGCCTTCCCTCTGA
- the LOC109634980 gene encoding forkhead box protein P1-B-like isoform X4 translates to MHESGSEPTSHTIPASQTENESPTENESRLSSSLSPPPEAPRVPVSLSVMTPPAEAPQQLQQTPQQQILSPQQLQALLQQQKALMLHQQQIQEVFKNQQEQLNMQLLQQKNAGIVSQELTAQQIAIQQQLLQMQQQHLLNLQRQGLLSVLPTSPSTAPGSENGSILSTSGDTRESSGHQSTPNGHHSLLKRKESGTMDENTQTSHPLYGNGMCKWPGCETVFGDFQAFLKHLNGEHILDDKSTAQCRVQMQVVQQLELQLKKDKERLQAMMAHLKSSEPKPAVQPGNLVSNVSFSQATLPKGLPPMSLSQSATAPSTPLTPLSESPSVLTPNSMFTGTPVRRRYSRSVSQDIIDNKEFYLSTEVRPPFTYASLIRQAIYESPRNQLTLNEIYNWFTRNFAYFRRNAATWKNAVRHNLSLHKCFVRLENVKGAVWTVDEIEFHRRRPQKTAGSGSMLKNSQSRQSSAHQSGGLDSSHYSSASIGSIPLHSLPHVLQEQMNGALANGSGYHSDSSATQSPPQAFIKEEQEDEEICENYPYESPESTDEHGHSPEMNQEEDNSSLRRHNLHLDRMPSL, encoded by the exons ATGCATGAGTCTGGGTCAGAACCAACAAGCCACACAATTCCAGCAAGTCAAACAGAGAACGAGAGTCCTACTGAGAATGAGAGTCGACTGAGCAGCagcctgtctcctcctccagaggcTCCAAGG GTTCCAGTGTCATTGTCTGTGATGACCCCACCAGCAGAGGCAccacagcagcttcagcagacCCCACAGCAACAGATCCTCAGTCCTCAGCAGCTCCAAGctctgctccagcagcagaaaGCACTCATGTTACACCAG CAACAAATTCAAGAGGTCTTCAAGAATCAGCAAGAGCAGCTAAATATGCAGTTGCTACAACAGAAGAATGCTGGGATTGTTAGCCAAGAG CTGACAGCTCAGCAGATCGccatccagcagcagctccttcagatgcagcagcaacatctcCTCAACCTGCAGAGGCAAGGCCTGCTGTCTGTCCTTCCCACCAGCCCCAGCACAGCTCCAG GCTCTGAGAATGGTAGCATCCTGTCTACTAGTGGAGACACCAGAGAGTCCTCCGGTCATCAATCTACCCCCAATGGTCATCACAGTCTcctgaagaggaaagaaag TGGGACaatggatgaaaacacacaaactagcCATCCTCTGTATGGAAATGGAATGTGCAAATGGCCTGGCTGTGAGACTGTGTTTGGAGACTTTCAGGCTTTTCTCAA ACATTTGAACGGTGAACATATACTGGACGACAAGAGTACAGCTCAGTGTCGTGTGCAGATGCAAGTGGTTCAGCAGCTGGAATTGCAG CTGAAGAAGGACAAAGAGCGACTGCAAGCTATGATGGCTCATCTCAAGTCCTCTGAACCCAAACCCGCAGTGCAGCCT gggaATCTGGTGTCTAATGTGTCCTTCTCCCAGGCAACATTGCCCAAAGGCCTTCCTCCTATGAGCCTGTCTCAGAGTGCCACGGCACCGTCCACACCCCTGACGCCACTCTCTGAATCCCCTTCAGTCCTCACTCCCAATAGCATGTTCACTGGGACCCCTGTACGGAGGCGGTACAGCCGCTCAGTGAGCCAAG ATATAATTGATAACAAGGAGTTCTACTTGAGCACAGAAGTTAGACCACCATTCACATATGCCTCTCTAATAAGACAG GCGATATACGAGTCACCCCGGAATCAGCTGACATTAAATGAAATCTACAACTGGTTCACGAGAAACTTTGCATATTTCCGGCGCAATGCAGCTACTTGGAAG AACGCCGTCAGACACAATCTCAGCCTCCATAAATGCTTTGTACGTTTGGAGAACGTGAAGGGAGCCGTGTGGACGGTAGATGAAATTGAGTTCCACAGAAGACGGCCCCAGAAGACTGCTGGTAGTGG ATCCATGCTGAAGAACTCTCAGAGCCGTCAGAGCTCAGCTCATCAG AGCGGTGGTCTGGACAGCTCTCACTACAGTTCAGCCTCCATAGGCAGCATCCCGCTGCACTCCCTGCCTCATGTTCTCCAAGAGCAGATGAACGGAGCCCTTGCGAATGGATCAGGATATCACAGTGACAGCAGTGCCACACAGTCCCCTCCGCAAGCTTT CAttaaagaggagcaggaggatgaggagataTGTGAAAATTACCCCTACGAATCTCCGGAGAGCACGGACGAGCACGGCCACAGCCCCGAGATGAACCAGGAAGAAGACAACAGCAGCCTAAGGAGGCACAATCTCCATCTGGATCGCATGCCTTCCCTCTGA
- the LOC138410489 gene encoding myoD family inhibitor domain-containing protein 2-like — protein sequence MFGVLRRPSTISELELDMVEAEPSSHDPLGGSELGGSSCSMCSDMFKSSSSHLSSDDSYQPGTGDDCAALLLACLYCRFHELMALLPDTCERAVSRCFPSYKNIMAASEWDEQGQDCCGHKLELDCNFFESCKDAGDLVELAMEISEEVKRVCGGVREPARCCSHR from the exons ATGTTCGGTGTTCTCCGCAGACCAAGCACCATCTCAGAGCTAGAGCTGGACATGGTAGAGGCCGAGCCCAGCTCCCATGATCCCCTGGGGGGCAGTGAATTGGGCGGCTCCAGCTGCTCCATGTGTTCTGACATGTttaagagcagcagcagccatttgTCATCAGATGATTCATACCAGCCGGGCACTGGAG ATGACTGCGCAGCGCTCCTGCTCGCCTGTCTGTACTGTCGTTTCCACGAGTTAATGGCCCTGCTACCGGATACCTGCGAGAGGGCAGTGAGCCGCTGTTTTCCCTCGTACAAAAACATCATGGCGGCCAGTGAGTGGGATGAGCAGGGACAGGACTGCTGCGGTCACAAGCTGGAGCTGGACTGTAACTTCTTTGAGTCCTGTAAGGACGCAGGCGACCTCGTGGAGCTGGCCATGGAGATATCAGAG GAAGTGAAGCGAGTCTGTGGGGGTGTGAGAGAACCAGCACGTTGCTGCAGTCACAGATAA
- the LOC109635260 gene encoding 2-epi-5-epi-valiolone synthase-like, translating to MLSPNDCSHSPQTRFDLVQVKGAWTRQTEQRQVAEGKLSDAKIHEKKSEHGVCWTVISPIVFTYRVIQCQNILDPRNDTLLWGHLGDEELKGTVGNLKPVKRFIVIDETVNRLYGSQVKSYFESRDVVYKMLPLPTTEENKCMELVTKILEEVHDFGIDRRSEPIIAIGGGVCLDVVGLVASLYRRRTPYIRVPTTVLSYVDASVGAKTGVNFAGGKNKLGSYVPPVATFLDRSFFQTLPMRQISNGIAEMLKMALMKHLGLFQLLEAEGRRLLDTKLQSDGTNSSEREDSATASTRIAIETMLEELAPNLWEDDLDRLVDFGHLISPELEMRVLPALLHGEAVNIDMSFMVYVAHQRGLLTADEKGRIIRCMLGLELPVWHQDCTLALIQKSLQERLRHSAGSLRMPLPTGLGQAEIFHDMMEENILSRAYEEWTDELAPSGNKYSTC from the exons ATGCTTTCACCTAACGACTGCAGCCATTCACCACAGACCAGGTTTGATCTGGTCCAAGTGAAAGGTGCATGGACCAGACAGACGGAGCAGAGGCAGGTGGCAGAGGGAAAGTTAAGTGATGCTAAAAT CCATGAGAAGAAGTCTGAGCACGGAGTCTGCTGGACAGTGATCAGCCCCATTGTGTTCACCTACAGAGTCATTCAGTGCCAAAACATTCTGGATCCCAGAAATGACACTTTGCTGTGGGGTCATTTAGGAGACGAGGAGCTTAAAGGGACCGTAGGAAACCTCAAACCTGTGAAACGTTTTATCGTCATTGATGAAACGGTCAATCGTCTGTATGGCTCTCAGGTTAAAAGTTACTTTGAGTCCAGAGACGTTGTGTATAAGATGCTCCCTCTGCCCACCACTGAGGAGAACAAGTGTATGGAGTTAGTGACCAAGATCCTGGAGGAGGTTCATGACTTTGGAATTGACAGGCGTTCTGAACCAATCATAGCCATCGGCGGTGGGGTTTGTCTGGATGTCGTGGGCCTGGTGGCGTCTCTCTATCGCCGGAGGACTCCGTACATCCGGGTGCCGACCACGGTGCTCTCTTACGTCGATGCCAGCGTGGGGGCAAAAACAGGGGTCAACTTTGCTGGCGGGAAAAACAAGCTGGGAAGTTACGTCCCGCCGGTGGCAACGTTCTTAGATCGCTCGTTTTTCCAAACTCTTCCGATGCGTCAGATCAGCAATGGGATTGCAGAGATGCTAAAG ATGGCCCTGATGAAGCACCTCGGCCTGTTTCAGCTGCTGGAGGCCGAGGGCCGGAGGCTGCTGGACACCAAGCTGCAGTCGGACGGCACCAACAGCTCTGAACGCGAAGACAGTGCCACGGCATCCACCCGAATCGCCATAGAAACCATGCTGGAGGAACTGGCCCCCAACCTGTGGGAGGATGATTTGGACAGGCTGGTGGATTTTGGTCACCTCATCAGCCCCGAATTAGAAATG AGAGTTTTACCAGCGCTGCTTCACGGGGAGGCGGTGAACATCGACATGTCCTTCATGGTGTATGTGGCCCACCAGAGGGGGCTGCTGACAGCGGATGAGAAGGGCCGCATCATCCGGTGCATGCTGGGACTGGAGCTGCCCGTGTGGCACCAGGACTGCACCCTGGCCCTGATACAGAAATCCCTGCAGGAGCGTTTGAGGCACTCTGCTGGTTCTCTGAGGATGCCTCTTCCCACAGGTCTGGGACAAGCAG AAATCTTCCATGACATGATGGAGGAGAATATCCTCAGCCGAGCCTACGAGGAGTGGACCGATGAGCTCGCTCCCTCTGGGAACAAATACAGTACATGTTGA